A genomic region of Chitinivibrio alkaliphilus ACht1 contains the following coding sequences:
- a CDS encoding MBG domain-containing protein, producing the protein GNLIVTTRPLEITVDDTSKVYGDLYEFDNEEYSISSGDLVSGHTLSLALSSDGAAEAAETGSYDIAIGSVEIMDGGQDVTSNY; encoded by the coding sequence AGGGCAATCTCATCGTAACCACTCGCCCCCTTGAGATCACCGTCGATGATACAAGTAAGGTGTATGGCGATCTCTATGAGTTTGATAATGAAGAATACAGCATAAGCTCTGGCGATTTGGTATCCGGTCATACCTTAAGTTTAGCCCTTTCCAGTGATGGCGCTGCGGAAGCTGCTGAGACAGGCTCCTATGATATCGCCATAGGCTCAGTTGAAATTATGGATGGTGGACAAGATGTCACGTCCAATTAT